A genomic region of Raphanus sativus cultivar WK10039 chromosome 6, ASM80110v3, whole genome shotgun sequence contains the following coding sequences:
- the LOC108809074 gene encoding auxin-responsive protein SAUR32 → MGTGEKTLKSFHLHRKQTAKIKDVPKGCLAIKVGSQGEEQQRFIVPILYFNHPLFMQLLKEAEDEYGFDQKGTITIPCHVAEFRYVQALIDGERIVYHGNNNHLHRHSGRDQYHPLVGCFRT, encoded by the coding sequence ATGGGGACTGGAGAAAAAACTCTGAAAAGCTTCCATTTACATCGCAAACAAACGGCCAAAATCAAAGATGTTCCAAAAGGATGCTTAGCGATCAAAGTTGGATCACAAGGAGAAGAGCAACAAAGATTTATAGTTcctattttgtattttaatcatCCGTTGTTCATGCAGCTCTTGAAAGAAGCAGAAGATGAGTATGGATTCGATCAAAAGGGCACCATCACGATCCCTTGCCACGTGGCTGAGTTTCGTTACGTTCAAGCTTTGATTGATGGAGAGAGAATTGTTTATCATGGTAACAATAACCATCTTCATAGACATAGCGGTCGTGACCAGTATCATCCTCTTGTTGGATGTTTCAGAACGTGA